A DNA window from Vigna angularis cultivar LongXiaoDou No.4 chromosome 1, ASM1680809v1, whole genome shotgun sequence contains the following coding sequences:
- the LOC108335190 gene encoding high affinity nitrate transporter 2.5: MEAEIPAAAVKESEQQKFALPVDSENKATEFRLFSVAKPHMRSFHLSWISFFSCFVSSFAAPPLLPIIRDNLNLTATDIGNAGVASVSGAVLARIAMGTACDLVGPRLASASLILLTAPFVYFTSIINSPTSYLLVRFFTGFSLATFVSTQFWMSSMFSAPVVGSANGFSGGWGNLGGGATQLIMPLVFSLIRDIGATKFTAWRIAFFVPAMFQMLTAFSILIFGQDMPNGNFQRLKKSGEKAKDEFSRVVYHGISNYRGWILALTYGYCFGVELTIDNIIAEYFYDRFNLKLHTAGIIAASFGLANLFSRPGGGYISDVMGKRFGMRGRLWALWLCQTLAGVFCIILGLVGSLSVSVLIMIIFSIFVQAACGMTFGIVPFVSRRSLGVISGMTGGGGNVGAVVTQLIFFKGSKFSKERGITLMGVMIIICTLPICLIYFPQWGGMFCGPSSKKITEEDYYLAEWNSKEKEKGSHHASLKFANNSKSERGKKLNASTEPSEEI, from the exons ATGGAAGCAGAAATCCCAGCTGCAGCTGTGAAAGAATCTGAGCAACAGAAGTTTGCTCTACCTGTGGATTCTGAAAACAAGGCCACCGAGTTCAGATTGTTTTCCGTAGCTAAACCCCACATGAGATCTTTTCACCTATCATGGATCTCTTTTTTCTCATGCTTTGTGTCTAGCTTTGCTGCTCCACCCCTCCTTCCCATAATCCGGGACAACCTGAACCTCACAGCCACTGACATTGGAAATGCTGGTGTTGCATCGGTTTCCGGTGCAGTATTAGCAAGAATTGCAATGGGAACAGCTTGTGACTTAGTTGGACCGCGCCTGGCCTCTGCATCACTCATCCTCCTCACAGCACCATTTGTGTACTTCACCTCCATCATCAACTCACCCACCTCGTACCTCCTTGTCCGTTTCTTCACCGGCTTCTCCCTGGCCACCTTTGTCTCCACACAGTTCTGGATGAGCTCTATGTTCTCTGCTCCGGTGGTCGGTTCGGCAAACGGATTTTCCGGCGGATGGGGCAACCTTGGAGGAGGAGCCACCCAACTGATCATGCCCCTTGTATTCTCCCTCATCCGTGACATTGGCGCTACCAAATTCACAGCATGGAGGATTGCATTCTTTGTCCCTGCCATGTTCCAGATGCTCACGGCATTTTCAATCCTGATATTTGGGCAGGACATGCCCAATGGAAACTTCCAGCGGTTGAAGAAGTCAGGGGAGAAAGCAAAAGACGAATTCTCAAGAGTGGTGTATCATGGGATCAGTAACTACAGAGGGTGGATTCTGGCGTTGACTTACGGCTACTGCTTTGGGGTGGAGTTGACCATAGACAACATCATAGCTGAATACTTCTATGACAGGTTTAATCTGAAACTCCACACTGCAGGAATCATTGCTGCAAGCTTTGGGTTGGCTAACTTGTTTTCTAGACCTGGTGGGGGTTATATATCAGATGTAATGGGAAAGAGGTTTGGCATGAGAGGGAGGTTGTGGGCTTTATGGCTGTGCCAAACCTTGGCTGGTGTCTTCTGCATCATCCTTGGCCTTGTCGGATCTTTAAGTGTATCCGTCCTTATTATGATCATATTCTCTATCTTTGTCCAAGCCGCATGTGGAATGACCTTTGGGATTGTTCCCTTTGTCTCAAGAAG GTCATTGGGGGTGATATCTGGAATGACAGGAGGAGGAGGCAATGTGGGTGCAGTTGTGACCCAGCTAATTTTCTTCAAAGGATCCAAGTTTTCAAAAGAAAGAGGAATAACTCTAATGGGAGTGATGATCATAATATGCACTCTGCCAATATGTTTAATCTATTTTCCACAATGGGGTGGAATGTTTTGTGGTCCCTCGTCTAAGAAGATCACGGAAGAAGATTACTACTTAGCTGAGTGGAACTcaaaggagaaggagaaagggTCCCATCATGCAAGCTTGAAATTTGCCAATAACAGCAAAAGTGAAAGAGGCAAAAAACTGAATGCATCAACAGAGCCTTCCGAGGAGATCTAA